Proteins from a single region of Arctopsyche grandis isolate Sample6627 chromosome 1, ASM5162203v2, whole genome shotgun sequence:
- the LOC143918059 gene encoding kelch-like protein 40, producing the protein MFIVKAKSDFAAKRVEYLYDAMRRDKKCDTSFFVRGRYFYVHLVVLSAYSEFFGRNIDKLSETFSPFDFDVIDAILKYCYAGEISPSKDERHYDKLMELANRLEVKIPPRYETVDLSNCLDVLKSKEDYELKTEAMDLENFETLHKTQDFLNLPASNVIEILKSNYMNVPSKESAFNAVKLWVIFDNANRKKELVQLMRSVRLSLVSMEFFIDEILTFCHACAECMTALRQAIKDKNDKSFVQRETPRRKIKGEKMALVGGYHLDVSFISQMASTIDIFDGLNNSWTLSKNIGINKHRFASVLVEDRIVIIGGRNSLKESVEYIDLKSGQKHPLKPLNHARCDFSAVTLRRGSSTDVYAIGGSGKYLKILSSVERWNSKTGDWEIIAPLLVAVDWHSASVIDDNIYVTGGFTREYRTTNKVQMYSVETNSWTYRTQMIQSVVFIGKLYVAGGVIWLTLTYLDSVEHYDPNANVWTAFTKLPKPAFGISLCCFQNKLFSMGIHGVKKINKGGIAVTCNKGDIEKFTKEAEQKMGEDYTIKINVLNVLGTTTRLRCGSCEHIMSECKEMPKCTNCEKTNIRLGMNLSMDHDPFDRECTIVNVQGFTSHKDEIENLIVCEKPWFLGLSETHVTSEIEDFELGMKGYNVIRCDSNSRHTGRILDNWCGCNYKWDTCIFTCCISFTKWKECKIYQIFI; encoded by the exons ATGTTCATAGTGAAGGCGAAGTCCGATTTTGCTGCAAAACGGGTGGAGTATTTGTACGATGCCATGAGACGAGATAAGAAATGCGACACGAGTTTTTTCGTTCGAGGCCGata CTTCTACGTGCACTTGGTCGTGTTATCAGCGTACAGCGAATTCTTTGGGAGAAACATAGATAAATTGAGTGAGACTTTTTCCCCTTTTGACTTCGACGTTATCGATGCAATCCTGAAGTATTGTTACGCTGGAGAAATAAGTCCGA gcaAAGATGAACGTCACTACGACAAATTAATGGAGCTAGCCAATCGACTCGAAGTGAAAATTCCACCGCGATATGAAACGGTCGATCTTTCTAATTGTCTGGATGTTTTGAAATCAAAGGAAGATTACGAATTGAAGACGGAGGCTATGgatttggaaaattttgagacg CTGCACAAAACTCAAGATTTTCTCAATCTGCCAGCCTCCAACGTAATCGAAATCTTGAAATCGAATTATATGAACGTGCCTTCCAAAGAAAGCGCATTCAATGCTGTGAAATTGTGGGTAATTTTTGATAATGCGAACCGTAAAAAAGAATTGGTACAGCTGATGAGATCCGTGAGGTTATCCTTGGTGTCGATGGAG tttttcatcGACGAAATATTAACGTTCTGTCACGCGTGTGCAGAGTGTATGACCGCTCTTAGACAAGCAATTAAAGACAAGAATGATAAATCTTTCGTCCAAAGAGAGACCCCTCGTAGAAAAATAAAAGGGGAAAAAATGGCACTGGTTGGGGGGTATCATTTAGACGTGAGCTTTATATcgcaa ATGGCAAGCACCATCGATATATTTGACGGACTTAATAACAGTTGGACTCTATCCAAAAACATTGGAATTAACAAACATCGATTTGCGTCTGTCCTCGTGGAAGATCGGATCGTTATCATTGGCGGAAGGAATTCTTTGAAAGAATCA gtgGAATACATTGATTTGAAAAGCGGTCAGAAACATCCATTGAAGCCGTTAAATCACGCTCGTTGTGATTTCTCAGCAGTGACACTTCGTCGCGGTTCGTCCACCGATGTCTACGCCATTGGTGGTtctggaaaatatttaaaaattttatcatcAGTGGAAAG GTGGAACAGCAAAACTGGGGATTGGGAGATCATCGCTCCATTGTTGGTGGCTGTTGATTGGCATAGTGCTTCTGTCATCGATGACAACATATATGTAACAGGCGGATTTACACGTGAATATAGAACTACGAATAAAGTGCAGATGTATTCAGTGGAGACCAATTCTTGGACTTACCGCACTCAGATGATTCAG AGCGTAGTATTTATAGGGAAACTTTACGTCGCTGGTGGCGTTATTTGGCTAACTTTAACTTATTTAGACAGTGTGGAGCATTACGACCCGAATGCAAATGTGTGGACAGCGTTCACCAAACTACCGAAACCTGCATTCGGAATCAGTCTCTGCTGTTTCCAAAATAAGCTGTTTAGTATGG GAATCCATGGAgtcaagaaaataaacaaaggaGGAATTGCAGTAACCTGCAATAAAGGTGACAtagaaaaatttacaaaagaggCAGAACAAAAGATGGGAGAAGATTATACAATTaagataa atgttttaaatgttttggGTACAACCACAAGGCTGCGATGTGGTTCTTGCGAACACATAATGTCAGAGTGCAAGGAAATGCCTAAATGCACTAATTGCGAGAAGACGAATATAAGATTAGGAATGAATCTGAGCATGGATCATGATCCTTTTGATCGTgaatgtactat TGTGAATGTTCAGGGATTTACGAGTCATAAGGATGAAATTGAGAATTTGATTGTTTGTGAGAAACCATGGTTTCTGGGGCTGAGTGAGACGCACGTTACTAGTGAGATTGAAGATTTTGAATTGGGTATGAAAGGATATAATGTTATAAGGTGTGATTCTAATTCTAGACACACGGGGAG AATTTTGGATAATTGGTGTGGATGTAATTATAAATGGGATACTTGTATTTTTACTTGTTGTATATCGTTCACCAAATGGAAAGAGTGCAagatttatcaaatatttatatga